The following are from one region of the Petrotoga mobilis SJ95 genome:
- a CDS encoding valine--tRNA ligase, with amino-acid sequence MDIGKRYMPHELENKWYKLWEENHSFEPKPGNGKFSIVIPPPNITGRIHIGHALNIVLQDISVRYNRMKGKETVWIPGEDHAGIATQHVVEKYLLKEEGKRREDYTREEFLKITWDWANKYRNHIREQIKALAASVDWSRERFTLDEGLNQAVRKVFVSLYNEGLIYKGKYIVNWCPSCGTVLADDEVEHSEEKGKLWYIKYPLENTQNYVTVATTRPETMLGDTALAVNPSDERYKNLIGETAILPIVGRKLKIIADPYVDTNFGTGVVKVTPAHDPNDYQIGLRHDLERIQIIDENARINENGGKYAGLDRYIARERIVEDLKKEGLLEKEEDYTHSVGHCYRCDTVIEPLLLDQWFVKMKPLAEKAIQVVENDEIKFYPERWKKVYLNWMYEIRDWCISRQLWWGHRIPVWYCQNCGHVNVSVEDVKKCEKCGSTDLKQDEDVLDTWFSSALWPFSTLGWPEETEDLKKYYPTDLLVTGFDIIFFWVARMIMMGEKFMGEKPFHDVYLHQLVRDKYGRKMSKSLGNGVDPLEVINEYGTDPVRFTLSVLAAQGRDIKLDVGSFDAYRKFANKIWNAARFVLLNMEDYEKTVLKDEDLKIEDKWILTRLNSTILEISKDLEVYNYDQAARKLYDFFWNELCDWYIEASKNRLNSIGKDKLVVQNVILQVFDSSLRLLHPFMPYISEELWQKLPIEKDSELLISAKWPEYNESNIYPEAEKVFSKVMELVSGIRNVKAEMDIPQTQEVDVKYKIVAKNDDFIEKNKNLIEHLAFLINITQTEVKPAKSATAYVDESVEVYIPLGDYIDIDTEKQRLTKKLEKLSKDIELYNKKLSNKNFVEKADPDVVEKTKEDLIESEKKYQKLQALLKEIS; translated from the coding sequence ATGGATATTGGAAAAAGATATATGCCGCACGAACTTGAAAATAAATGGTATAAGCTTTGGGAAGAAAACCATTCCTTTGAACCAAAGCCAGGGAATGGTAAGTTTAGTATAGTCATTCCTCCTCCAAATATTACAGGAAGAATACACATTGGTCATGCTTTGAATATCGTTCTTCAAGATATCTCCGTGAGATATAATAGAATGAAAGGTAAAGAAACAGTTTGGATACCCGGAGAAGATCATGCGGGTATAGCCACACAACATGTTGTTGAAAAATATCTTTTAAAAGAAGAAGGTAAAAGAAGAGAAGATTATACTAGAGAAGAATTTTTAAAAATTACTTGGGATTGGGCAAACAAATATCGTAATCACATACGTGAACAGATAAAAGCATTGGCAGCCTCTGTCGATTGGAGTAGAGAAAGGTTCACTTTAGATGAAGGGCTCAACCAAGCAGTAAGAAAGGTTTTTGTGTCTCTGTACAACGAAGGTTTAATATACAAAGGAAAGTATATAGTAAATTGGTGTCCTTCCTGCGGAACCGTTCTTGCAGACGACGAAGTTGAGCACAGTGAAGAAAAAGGCAAGCTTTGGTATATAAAATATCCTTTGGAAAATACTCAAAACTATGTAACTGTCGCAACTACCAGACCTGAAACTATGTTAGGAGATACAGCACTGGCTGTTAATCCTTCAGATGAAAGGTATAAAAATTTAATCGGTGAAACGGCTATTTTACCAATTGTTGGTAGGAAATTGAAAATTATAGCCGATCCTTACGTAGATACAAACTTTGGTACAGGTGTCGTCAAGGTTACCCCCGCCCATGATCCAAATGATTACCAAATTGGTTTAAGGCATGACTTGGAAAGAATACAAATTATAGATGAAAATGCAAGGATAAACGAAAATGGTGGAAAGTACGCAGGATTAGACAGGTATATAGCCAGAGAAAGAATAGTCGAGGACTTGAAGAAAGAGGGATTATTAGAAAAAGAGGAAGATTATACTCATTCTGTAGGTCATTGTTACAGATGTGATACCGTTATAGAACCTCTCCTTTTAGATCAATGGTTTGTTAAAATGAAACCCTTAGCAGAAAAAGCTATACAAGTGGTTGAAAATGATGAAATAAAATTTTACCCTGAAAGATGGAAGAAAGTGTATCTCAACTGGATGTATGAAATAAGGGATTGGTGTATATCAAGACAACTATGGTGGGGTCATAGAATCCCCGTTTGGTATTGCCAAAATTGTGGACATGTCAACGTATCCGTGGAAGACGTTAAAAAGTGTGAAAAATGCGGATCCACGGATTTAAAACAAGATGAGGATGTACTAGATACCTGGTTTTCTTCTGCTCTTTGGCCCTTTTCTACACTAGGGTGGCCTGAAGAAACGGAAGATCTGAAAAAATATTATCCAACAGATTTGTTAGTAACTGGATTTGATATAATCTTTTTTTGGGTTGCAAGAATGATAATGATGGGAGAAAAATTCATGGGTGAGAAGCCCTTTCATGATGTTTACTTGCATCAATTGGTAAGAGACAAATATGGAAGAAAGATGTCTAAATCGTTAGGTAACGGTGTAGATCCCCTCGAAGTAATTAACGAATACGGAACGGATCCTGTTAGATTTACTTTATCAGTCTTAGCTGCTCAAGGAAGAGATATTAAATTAGATGTTGGGTCCTTTGATGCTTACAGAAAGTTTGCAAATAAAATATGGAACGCTGCTAGATTTGTACTTTTAAATATGGAAGACTATGAAAAAACCGTACTTAAGGACGAAGATTTAAAAATTGAAGACAAATGGATTTTAACTAGATTGAATTCTACAATATTAGAAATTAGCAAAGATTTAGAAGTTTATAACTATGATCAAGCTGCAAGAAAACTGTACGATTTTTTCTGGAACGAATTATGTGATTGGTATATAGAAGCCTCAAAAAATAGGTTAAATTCGATTGGTAAAGATAAATTGGTAGTACAAAACGTTATCTTGCAGGTTTTTGATTCTTCATTACGTTTATTACATCCTTTTATGCCTTATATATCAGAAGAACTATGGCAAAAACTGCCTATTGAAAAAGATTCTGAGTTACTGATAAGCGCCAAATGGCCAGAGTATAACGAGAGTAATATTTATCCTGAAGCAGAAAAGGTATTTTCAAAGGTTATGGAGTTAGTAAGTGGTATAAGGAACGTTAAAGCTGAAATGGATATACCCCAAACTCAAGAGGTTGACGTGAAATACAAAATTGTAGCAAAAAACGACGATTTTATAGAAAAAAACAAAAATTTAATTGAACATTTGGCTTTTTTGATCAATATAACTCAAACTGAAGTGAAACCGGCTAAATCCGCCACTGCCTATGTAGATGAAAGTGTAGAAGTTTACATACCTTTAGGTGATTACATAGATATTGATACAGAAAAACAGAGATTAACAAAAAAATTGGAAAAGTTATCAAAAGATATAGAATTATATAATAAGAAATTATCGAATAAAAATTTTGTTGAAAAGGCAGATCCAGATGTAGTAGAAAAAACTAAAGAAGATTTGATAGAAAGTGAGAAAAAATATCAAAAATTACAAGCGCTCTTAAAGGAGATTAGTTAA
- a CDS encoding MFS transporter, whose protein sequence is MTKYAKTRFLSILEAGSYNAFFIGTQGFIFTSIALYFNASPLFISIMTSFPIIAQMFQIFSSRINQFIGSKKKSLVINAFISRTLFVLLPIFIFFDVRSEYIMLIIILLFSFFGTFVGNTWTVLIRSVVPFEQRGKYFGLRNIFASITGIIMLYLYSIFLEFPNFKTGLLLVTSFMAIFSVLSAFLLVKHEFPEESEKNHTVNLNIFTPFKDRNFKNFLLFMFVWSFAIEFVRPYFAYYEVAILNINYQFLGNMGIITSVISVFLYLFYGIVADRFGSKNVLSLGILLSTFSPMMYFLMNESNYRSILLLNAIFAAFAWSAINLAIFNLLLEISKEPSENYIAANSFVAGIAAIFGSLSGGFLANHLENIEINFMGDPYHGIQLIFIIGFILRIVSVILLTEVEAMEKPIRYKGIFSPEAALFKRREINFPFDFFRRNGKKVKKNELPLSADLEKEEKSQVIQEVPEEEKSQVVPNKNKE, encoded by the coding sequence ATGACAAAATATGCAAAAACAAGGTTTCTCTCAATTTTAGAGGCTGGTTCATACAATGCGTTCTTTATAGGTACACAAGGGTTTATTTTTACATCTATTGCTCTATACTTTAACGCATCTCCTCTTTTTATATCAATTATGACCTCTTTTCCTATTATAGCACAGATGTTTCAGATTTTCTCTTCACGAATCAACCAATTCATTGGTTCTAAGAAGAAAAGCCTTGTAATAAACGCCTTTATATCGAGGACTTTATTCGTTTTATTGCCCATTTTCATATTTTTTGATGTGAGATCTGAGTATATTATGTTAATTATTATTCTTTTATTTTCTTTTTTTGGAACATTCGTGGGCAACACTTGGACGGTTTTAATTAGAAGCGTAGTTCCTTTTGAACAAAGAGGTAAATATTTCGGACTTCGTAATATATTCGCTTCCATAACTGGTATAATTATGTTGTATCTTTATTCAATATTTTTAGAATTTCCAAATTTTAAAACAGGGTTGTTGCTGGTTACAAGTTTTATGGCAATTTTCTCTGTTCTTTCAGCTTTTTTGTTAGTGAAACATGAGTTTCCTGAAGAAAGCGAAAAGAATCACACCGTTAACTTAAACATTTTTACTCCCTTTAAAGATAGAAACTTTAAAAATTTTCTCTTATTTATGTTTGTTTGGAGTTTTGCCATAGAATTTGTAAGGCCTTATTTTGCCTATTATGAAGTCGCGATTTTGAATATAAATTATCAATTCCTTGGGAATATGGGAATAATAACAAGCGTTATCTCTGTTTTTTTGTATTTGTTTTATGGTATAGTGGCAGACAGGTTTGGCAGCAAAAACGTTCTAAGCTTGGGAATTTTGTTGTCAACTTTTAGCCCAATGATGTACTTTTTAATGAATGAAAGTAATTATAGGAGTATTTTATTATTAAATGCAATATTTGCGGCGTTCGCTTGGTCGGCGATAAATTTAGCCATTTTCAACTTACTCTTAGAAATATCCAAAGAACCATCCGAAAATTATATCGCAGCCAACTCTTTCGTTGCCGGTATTGCCGCTATTTTCGGCTCGTTGAGTGGGGGTTTCTTGGCAAATCATCTCGAAAATATAGAAATCAATTTTATGGGGGACCCTTATCATGGGATTCAATTGATTTTTATTATAGGGTTCATATTAAGGATTGTTTCTGTTATTCTATTAACTGAAGTTGAGGCAATGGAAAAGCCCATTAGATATAAAGGTATATTCTCTCCCGAGGCAGCATTGTTTAAAAGAAGAGAAATCAATTTTCCCTTTGATTTTTTCCGAAGGAATGGTAAGAAAGTCAAAAAAAATGAACTTCCCCTTTCAGCTGATTTAGAAAAGGAAGAAAAGAGTCAAGTGATTCAAGAAGTTCCAGAAGAGGAAAAAAGTCAAGTAGTTCCAAATAAAAATAAAGAATAA
- the amrA gene encoding AmmeMemoRadiSam system protein A gives MNEHHPYVIWAREVIEAYVKEKRKIDFNETLPKDLFNKKRGCFVSLHKSSGELRGCIGTIMPVYDNLIMEIRENAISAATSDPRFPPLSPKELDDLVISVDVLSDLEKVNDILELDPKIFGIVVKSGYKRGVLLPDLEGVDTVEEQLRIVKLKAGIYKNEPIEIYKFTVERFF, from the coding sequence TTGAATGAACATCATCCTTATGTGATTTGGGCAAGAGAAGTGATAGAAGCATATGTAAAAGAAAAGAGAAAAATAGATTTTAATGAAACTCTTCCAAAAGATTTATTTAACAAAAAAAGAGGTTGCTTTGTGAGCCTTCACAAAAGCTCTGGAGAATTGAGAGGTTGTATTGGTACCATTATGCCCGTTTACGATAATTTAATCATGGAAATAAGAGAAAATGCGATCTCTGCTGCCACAAGTGATCCGCGGTTCCCTCCTCTTTCGCCAAAAGAATTAGACGATCTAGTTATTTCTGTTGATGTTCTATCCGATTTAGAAAAAGTTAACGATATTCTTGAGCTAGATCCCAAAATCTTCGGAATAGTTGTTAAAAGTGGTTACAAAAGAGGTGTTCTTCTACCTGACCTAGAAGGAGTTGATACCGTAGAAGAACAATTGAGAATAGTAAAATTAAAAGCGGGAATTTATAAAAATGAACCAATAGAAATATATAAATTCACTGTGGAAAGGTTCTTTTAA
- the amrS gene encoding AmmeMemoRadiSam system radical SAM enzyme — protein sequence MKINSLFYEEFKDDILKCTLCPHQCILYPGKTGICRVRQNVKGEMYSLNYGDVTSMALDPMEKKPLFHFHPGEKILSLGTWGCNLKCPFCQNYEIAHMKPEYQKKIYPSAIPSLIDNYGVRGVAYTYSEPIVWYEFVLDSSRQVKYANPDNYNVLVTNGFINEKPLRLMLQYIDAMNIDLKVYNDKNYMKLLKGGLEPVKNTIKIAYEEGIHIEVTTLVVPKVNDNLDELEEEFSWLANISKDIPLHLSRYFPAYKYNESPTDINFLERTYELAKKYLNFVYLGNILSSTYENTYCPDCGTLLIQRKGYDIKIENLNENGECKNCGRKICIV from the coding sequence ATGAAAATTAATTCCTTGTTTTATGAGGAATTTAAAGATGATATTTTGAAATGTACCTTATGTCCTCACCAATGTATATTATATCCTGGCAAAACAGGGATATGTAGGGTTAGGCAAAATGTAAAAGGTGAGATGTATTCATTGAATTATGGGGACGTTACCAGTATGGCTCTTGATCCGATGGAGAAAAAACCACTTTTTCATTTTCATCCGGGTGAAAAAATCCTTTCTCTGGGGACCTGGGGCTGTAATTTAAAATGCCCTTTTTGTCAAAATTACGAAATTGCACATATGAAACCTGAATATCAAAAGAAAATATATCCCAGCGCTATTCCATCTTTGATTGATAATTATGGCGTTCGGGGTGTTGCGTATACATATTCGGAACCGATAGTTTGGTATGAATTCGTTTTAGATTCATCAAGGCAGGTGAAGTACGCTAATCCTGACAACTACAATGTTTTAGTAACAAACGGATTCATAAATGAAAAACCCTTGAGACTTATGCTACAATATATAGACGCGATGAATATAGACCTAAAAGTATACAATGATAAGAATTATATGAAACTATTAAAAGGGGGATTAGAACCTGTTAAAAACACGATAAAAATAGCCTATGAAGAAGGAATTCACATTGAAGTAACTACATTGGTAGTTCCCAAAGTAAACGATAATTTAGATGAATTAGAAGAAGAGTTTTCATGGTTGGCAAACATTTCTAAAGATATTCCTCTTCATTTATCTAGATATTTTCCTGCATATAAATATAACGAATCACCGACAGATATCAACTTTTTAGAAAGAACCTATGAGCTTGCAAAAAAATATCTCAATTTTGTATATCTTGGAAACATTTTGTCTTCAACATACGAAAATACTTATTGTCCAGATTGTGGAACACTCCTTATTCAAAGAAAAGGATACGACATAAAAATTGAAAATCTGAATGAAAACGGAGAGTGTAAAAATTGCGGCAGAAAAATATGCATAGTTTAA
- a CDS encoding FAD:protein FMN transferase, which produces MRQKNMHSLRVYLYIAALGVGVLLLSLLLFSKPTPVYEEKEFPVLGTIVRVKVAGDKVSSNVLLNTAEQELYRLHNKFSPNVEGSIIQKLNTDRKVEVDEEGLFLFQATYNYAVITGGAFDPTVRPLLKLWGFDDINSPKKVPIQEEINRTLENVDYRFIKIDEEKREISLLKDGVEVDLGGIAKGYAIDLVIQKIKEIDPGATGFVDAGGDIGIIGPKFGELAWVIGIRDPFSQDALKSIDTIYLTSGAVATSGDYERFFIEDGKKYHHILDPEDGYPAGNASSVTVIAEKAMIADVFSTALFVLGYDNPALDYFTDFGIQALIISPTGESTETSGFDYFREKM; this is translated from the coding sequence TTGCGGCAGAAAAATATGCATAGTTTAAGAGTATATCTTTATATAGCTGCACTTGGTGTAGGAGTACTTTTGTTATCTTTGTTGTTATTTTCTAAGCCGACCCCAGTTTACGAAGAAAAAGAGTTCCCAGTACTTGGCACTATTGTAAGGGTAAAAGTAGCAGGGGATAAAGTATCTTCAAATGTTTTGTTGAATACAGCAGAACAAGAGTTGTACAGATTACACAACAAATTTAGTCCCAACGTCGAAGGTAGTATAATCCAAAAATTAAATACTGACAGAAAGGTTGAAGTCGACGAAGAGGGATTATTTTTATTTCAAGCTACCTACAATTATGCAGTAATAACAGGTGGGGCTTTCGACCCTACAGTGAGACCTTTACTTAAATTGTGGGGATTTGATGACATAAATTCTCCAAAAAAAGTTCCAATCCAAGAAGAAATCAATAGAACATTAGAAAACGTTGATTATAGATTCATAAAAATTGATGAAGAAAAGAGAGAAATTTCTTTACTAAAAGATGGTGTCGAAGTAGACTTAGGAGGAATAGCTAAAGGATATGCAATTGATTTAGTTATACAAAAAATTAAGGAAATAGATCCTGGAGCTACAGGTTTTGTCGATGCGGGGGGAGATATTGGAATAATAGGTCCAAAGTTTGGAGAACTTGCCTGGGTTATAGGGATAAGGGATCCTTTTTCACAAGATGCCTTAAAATCGATAGATACAATTTATTTAACAAGCGGTGCTGTTGCCACATCTGGAGATTACGAAAGATTTTTTATCGAAGACGGTAAAAAATATCATCATATATTAGATCCAGAAGATGGTTATCCTGCAGGAAACGCATCCAGTGTAACTGTTATAGCAGAAAAAGCGATGATAGCGGACGTCTTTTCTACGGCTCTTTTCGTTTTAGGATACGATAACCCTGCCTTAGATTATTTCACAGATTTTGGCATTCAAGCTTTGATTATATCTCCAACAGGGGAAAGTACTGAGACAAGTGGTTTTGACTATTTTCGGGAGAAAATGTGA
- a CDS encoding NusG domain II-containing protein translates to MKFTKKNDLYLLLVVILLVLVMIFMNAFPKKGINGAEVYLKGEQILQITKEGTYSITNDEGELLMNVEYIDQRIRVTDSSCPLKVCENTGWVENPNQPIICIPNEIVVKPLGNADDTGIDIYTW, encoded by the coding sequence ATGAAATTCACTAAGAAAAATGATCTGTACCTACTTTTAGTTGTAATATTGTTAGTTTTAGTAATGATTTTTATGAACGCTTTTCCTAAAAAGGGCATAAACGGTGCAGAAGTTTACTTAAAAGGGGAGCAAATTTTACAAATAACAAAAGAAGGAACTTACAGCATAACAAATGATGAAGGTGAGTTATTGATGAATGTAGAATACATAGATCAAAGAATTAGAGTTACCGATTCATCATGTCCCTTGAAAGTCTGTGAAAATACAGGATGGGTAGAAAATCCTAATCAACCCATTATTTGTATTCCAAATGAAATAGTTGTAAAACCATTAGGTAACGCAGATGACACGGGGATTGACATCTATACATGGTAA
- a CDS encoding Gx transporter family protein: protein MVKRTKTISYISILTALASAIYYVESFLPMPVSVPGARWGFSNFPLLLSVVSGISITNTLYIALLKTLLGSILSGRFLSPVFWMGLGGSLASALFMSLSFKITNKFGILGISEIGAFFSNTVQLIIASLFIVKSPNIFWYYPYMLFFGIITAFINGAIVSYILRSVNLDRFKS, encoded by the coding sequence ATGGTAAAAAGAACAAAAACAATATCATATATATCTATTTTAACCGCATTAGCTTCCGCAATTTACTATGTTGAATCCTTTTTACCCATGCCTGTTTCAGTGCCTGGTGCGAGATGGGGGTTTTCTAACTTCCCTTTGTTGTTGTCTGTAGTGAGTGGAATTAGCATTACTAATACCTTGTACATAGCTTTGTTAAAAACTTTGCTTGGTTCAATACTAAGTGGAAGGTTTTTATCTCCCGTATTTTGGATGGGATTGGGAGGATCACTCGCCAGTGCTTTATTTATGTCCTTATCCTTCAAAATTACCAACAAATTTGGTATTTTAGGAATTAGTGAAATTGGAGCCTTTTTCAGCAACACTGTACAATTAATAATCGCCAGTCTTTTTATTGTTAAATCACCTAATATTTTTTGGTATTACCCTTACATGCTTTTTTTCGGTATAATAACGGCATTCATAAACGGAGCAATTGTGAGTTATATTTTAAGGAGTGTGAACCTTGATAGATTCAAAAGTTGA
- a CDS encoding Maf family protein — MIDSKVELVLGSSSPRRQELLKLITKNFTIRTANTDETYNSTTPSEIVQEISYKKSKNIEISPRELLITADTIVTLDGKIFGKPHNYDEAFEMLQTLSNKTHCVYTGVTLRSMEKFSSFYEVSKVTFYKLDEEVIDFYIKNNNVYDKAGAYAIQDFAAVFVKKIEGDYYNIMGLPIAKLYWQLRHMLATS; from the coding sequence TTGATAGATTCAAAAGTTGAATTGGTTTTAGGATCCTCATCCCCACGAAGACAAGAACTTTTAAAATTAATAACAAAAAATTTTACGATCAGAACAGCTAATACTGATGAAACTTATAACTCTACGACACCTTCTGAAATTGTACAAGAAATTTCATATAAAAAAAGTAAAAATATAGAAATTTCACCTCGAGAGCTTCTCATAACGGCTGATACTATAGTAACTTTGGATGGAAAAATATTTGGAAAGCCTCACAATTACGATGAAGCTTTCGAAATGCTTCAAACATTATCGAATAAAACTCATTGTGTTTACACAGGAGTAACTTTAAGATCAATGGAAAAATTCTCTTCCTTTTATGAAGTTTCGAAAGTAACTTTTTACAAATTGGATGAAGAAGTGATAGATTTTTATATAAAAAATAACAACGTATATGACAAAGCGGGAGCCTATGCTATTCAAGATTTTGCCGCTGTTTTTGTCAAAAAAATTGAAGGTGATTACTACAACATAATGGGTCTACCTATTGCAAAATTATACTGGCAATTGAGACATATGTTAGCAACCTCATAA
- the radC gene encoding RadC family protein, whose translation MEDQLKPREKLEKYGPQSLTDQELIAIILRHGVRNYNVFDVSEQILKKYKTLSELVDISLEEISKEKGVGKVGAINLKAALEIGKRYHLQKLRQKYQKVTSPEEAYHVCEDMIYLSTETVRAIFLDSKLHIITIKDISNGTVNMSIAHPRDIFREAIMYNAVSFILVHNHPSGDPTPSMHDRDITKKIMDSGEILGINMNDHIIIGKDSYFSFTLDRSEKID comes from the coding sequence ATGGAAGATCAACTAAAACCAAGAGAGAAACTAGAAAAATATGGGCCCCAATCTCTCACAGACCAGGAACTTATAGCCATCATTTTAAGACATGGAGTTAGAAATTATAACGTATTTGATGTTTCCGAACAAATATTAAAAAAGTATAAAACATTGAGTGAATTGGTCGATATATCACTTGAAGAAATATCAAAAGAAAAAGGAGTAGGAAAAGTTGGAGCAATAAATCTAAAAGCTGCGTTAGAAATAGGCAAAAGATATCACCTTCAAAAATTGCGTCAAAAGTATCAAAAGGTAACCTCTCCAGAAGAAGCATACCATGTTTGTGAGGACATGATATATCTCAGCACAGAAACTGTAAGAGCTATTTTTTTAGATTCTAAACTCCACATCATTACTATCAAAGATATTTCCAACGGAACGGTAAATATGTCAATTGCTCACCCGCGAGATATTTTTAGAGAAGCTATAATGTATAATGCAGTATCTTTTATTTTAGTACATAATCACCCATCAGGGGATCCCACACCGAGCATGCACGATAGGGACATTACCAAAAAAATTATGGATTCTGGTGAGATCTTAGGTATCAACATGAACGATCATATAATTATTGGAAAGGATTCTTATTTCAGTTTTACTTTGGATAGGAGTGAAAAAATTGACTAA
- a CDS encoding tetratricopeptide repeat protein, whose protein sequence is MTNENNNAEDKLRNLYKIKEEIEKELEKKGIRKPDTQQKKKTTKTIYEADYEIEKLSVSINNINNWLDLIIYDIDLSNEKLSNFFEIRLSHKSLQEYSNQFGMMHLFRNDFQKAEKFFERKSDLDSKINMGFLKIIRDDEDSNKYFTELINTHPKNGLVYLTLSLLFLKRKDFFNAYKMIKVANSLLDYSFINMGLSTYEKDFQKSLSFLSKAYLEGKAKKVVNLINYYVSLFISDSEKAFSTFALLKEDKTPCVNCIKTLSSSEKVEPPSYCPFYERILFHTGNPKPYKAEDSELYEILFYKYYQEKDIQQFNSYAKKIEQFFNNVPLIFLSSTETTSKKVIGDLFTQYKTGVKVNLKGPNYYDNLNKAIIDLKTKYQKNFTFFLDLPFYEALRLLFGWRICQYLYK, encoded by the coding sequence TTGACTAATGAAAATAATAATGCAGAAGATAAATTGCGAAATTTATACAAAATAAAAGAAGAAATCGAAAAAGAATTAGAAAAAAAAGGCATAAGAAAACCTGACACACAGCAAAAAAAGAAAACAACTAAAACCATATATGAGGCTGATTACGAAATAGAAAAATTAAGTGTCTCAATAAACAATATAAATAATTGGTTAGATTTGATAATTTACGATATAGATCTATCGAACGAGAAATTGTCGAATTTTTTTGAAATCAGGTTAAGTCACAAATCTCTTCAAGAATATTCAAATCAATTTGGCATGATGCACCTATTCAGAAACGATTTTCAAAAGGCCGAAAAATTTTTTGAAAGAAAAAGTGACTTAGACTCTAAGATAAACATGGGTTTTTTGAAAATCATACGTGATGACGAGGACTCAAATAAATATTTTACTGAACTAATCAATACACACCCAAAAAATGGTTTAGTATATTTAACTCTCAGTCTATTATTTCTAAAAAGAAAAGATTTTTTTAACGCCTACAAAATGATCAAAGTGGCTAATTCCCTATTAGATTATTCTTTTATAAACATGGGACTGAGCACTTATGAGAAAGATTTTCAAAAATCTTTATCCTTTTTATCAAAAGCTTACCTTGAAGGGAAAGCAAAAAAGGTTGTAAATCTGATTAACTATTACGTAAGTCTATTTATTTCCGATTCCGAAAAAGCTTTCTCCACCTTTGCTCTATTGAAAGAAGATAAAACTCCATGTGTAAACTGTATCAAAACCTTATCGAGCTCTGAAAAAGTAGAACCTCCGAGTTATTGCCCATTTTATGAAAGAATACTATTTCATACTGGTAATCCTAAACCTTACAAAGCCGAAGACTCTGAACTTTACGAAATATTATTCTACAAATACTACCAAGAAAAAGATATACAGCAATTCAATTCGTATGCTAAAAAAATTGAACAGTTTTTCAACAATGTTCCACTAATATTTTTATCATCAACAGAAACCACTTCTAAAAAAGTAATAGGAGATCTATTTACACAATACAAAACAGGAGTCAAAGTCAATTTAAAAGGGCCTAACTATTATGACAACCTAAACAAAGCGATAATAGATCTTAAAACTAAGTACCAAAAGAACTTTACATTCTTTTTAGATTTACCTTTTTATGAAGCATTGAGATTATTATTTGGATGGAGGATCTGCCAATATCTATACAAGTAA